The following nucleotide sequence is from Alkalihalobacillus sp. LMS39.
ATTGATTTTTTTCATTTTTGCAGTTTTTCTTTCTTCAACGATTTTCTTTAGCTTTTCTCCAAAAGAATCAAAGTGGATATGTTTATTGACTTTTCCATCTCGTAATAAAATATGATCTTTTTCTAGTTGATACTTTACATATCGCCATATATTTTCATGAATAGCGGCCATTTGTTGAATATGTCGTTCCGTTTCAGGAGTGATTACTGTTGTATTTGCTAAAAGTGCCGTGACCTGTTCAATTTGCTTGTTCGATGGTAACTCTTGCTCAATTAGCGATACAGGTACATGCCAATCATCATTTGTATATAATAAAATGGCCAAGCTTTGCTTTTGGTCACGACCCGCTCTTCCTATTTCTTGTAAATAAGCTTCCATTTGCCCTGGAAAATGAAAGTGAATAACATAACGAACATCTTGTTTATTAATTCCCATACCGAATGCACTCGTACAACAAACAACATCAAGCTGGCCATTCATAAATTGCTGCTGAATTAGGATTCGGTCCTCAGAACGTAATCCACCGTGATAATATGTAATCCGTTGATTCCCGTTTTGTTGAAGATGTTCGGCCATCTTTTCTGCAAGCTGTCTACTCGAAAAGTAAACCATGCCTGGCCCTTGTAAACCATTCACAAATTCTGTTAACCTTTCTACTTTTCCGATAGCAGAATCACATTGTTCTACATGTAAAGCAATATTTTTTCTGTCAACTGAATGGATGATTTTTTTTTCATTATGGAGATGCAAATGTTCAATGATATCTTGTTGAATTTCCTTTGTCGCGGTTGCCGTTAAAGCAAGACATGGAGGTTGTCCTACTTGTTTACGGACCTCTTTTAATTTTAAATAATCTGTTCGAAATTCATGTCCCCATTGCGAAATACAATGAGCTTCATCAACGACAAACATGGATATCGGTATCATTTTTAACTTCTCAAGAACAAAATGAGATTGGAGTATTTCTGGTGATACGTAAAGCAACTTATACTGATGTATCCTCTTTAATACAAATTGTCGTTCTTCCCATGATAAAAAACTGTTAAGTGCTGCTACTTTTTTGATTCCGATACTATGCAATTGTTGAACTTGGTCTTCCATTAACGATAATAGCGGCGAAACAACAATAGCCGTACCTTCTAAAAGTAAGGCTGGCAGTTGATAACAAATCGACTTCCCAGTGCCTGTAGGAAGAACAGCGAGTAGATCTTGCTTATCCATAATCGTTTCAATAATTTCCTTTTGTCCTTCCCTAAATGACCGATAGCCAAAATAAAATTGCAATTGTGTTTCTAAGCTCATGATTCCACATCCATTCGTGATAGAACAAGCCTTATTTGAAAATAGCTAATGTCGTCATCTAGCTTATCTTTTAAGTCACGTAACCGTTTTGTTTGTTCCTTACGGGAAAGCCGTTCTATTTCGAGTTGATGGTTTTGTCCAACAAAGGAAGAAATCGAAAAAGACTGGTCTTCAATCGCGATTTCAACAATATGGTCTTCAATGGTATTTTCCTTTAGTTGACGAATTTCGGCTATTTGTTGAATGGATTTCCCTTGCTGTAATAAATCATACGTTTGTTTTGTCGAACTGGTTACATTGAGTGTCCTATTTTTTTCATAAAAGCGACTTAACATTGGGTATTGATTCGGTTCTGTTTCGATTTCTTTTAGTAGCTGATGCACTGTCGCAAGGAAACGGAGGTTTATCCATTCTTTATCTAGCTTGTACTTAAAAGCAAGTTGCTCATTTGTCAGCCCTATTTGAGTGGCACCTGTAAGTTTTTTTACAACGATTGTTGCATTTATTTCTTCTATTTTCACAAGATAAGACAATAATTCTTTATATAAATCATTTAATTGTTTTTTTCGTTCTTCTTGATTTCTTGGAAACGATTGTCTCACCCATTGCAAAATATGTCTTTCATTTGTAATCGGTATAAATTTTGACTCTTTTTTTACCATAAAAGATAAACACTGGATGAACAACGTAAGACGATACCAAAATACCATATCAACTTCTTTATATTTCCATCCGTCTATATGATGAAAAAATGCTGCGTCTTGTTGAAATTGTCGGACAATGCTCTCTCCTAGCTTTGTAACGACAAATCGTTCTTCATGAACGCGACTAACGGCACTAATGCTTTCTAAATGTTGAATGGACTTATCTGTTTGTTCTCTTGTTAAAGAAGGAATGATACCGAATAAAAATAAACATCGGAATAAATGTCCGTCTTGAATCGTTTGCGCTGAACGTTTTCCTTTAAGTAAATGATACACACCATAAATGGAGCGATTTCCGTTAAACTGATAAAGGATATATAATATTAATTGACTCATGACTGGTATCATACAGTTCTCCTCCTTCAATGAATCATTCTTCCATTATTTTAACAAAATGTTAGCCC
It contains:
- a CDS encoding ATP-dependent DNA helicase RecQ yields the protein MSLETQLQFYFGYRSFREGQKEIIETIMDKQDLLAVLPTGTGKSICYQLPALLLEGTAIVVSPLLSLMEDQVQQLHSIGIKKVAALNSFLSWEERQFVLKRIHQYKLLYVSPEILQSHFVLEKLKMIPISMFVVDEAHCISQWGHEFRTDYLKLKEVRKQVGQPPCLALTATATKEIQQDIIEHLHLHNEKKIIHSVDRKNIALHVEQCDSAIGKVERLTEFVNGLQGPGMVYFSSRQLAEKMAEHLQQNGNQRITYYHGGLRSEDRILIQQQFMNGQLDVVCCTSAFGMGINKQDVRYVIHFHFPGQMEAYLQEIGRAGRDQKQSLAILLYTNDDWHVPVSLIEQELPSNKQIEQVTALLANTTVITPETERHIQQMAAIHENIWRYVKYQLEKDHILLRDGKVNKHIHFDSFGEKLKKIVEERKTAKMKKINEMERWVLQQDCRRKAYLRYFDEILNEKPEQCCDKCGLSLHLYEKIRKEENEKENTWRQDLMEIFHQTE
- a CDS encoding helix-turn-helix domain-containing protein; the encoded protein is MIPVMSQLILYILYQFNGNRSIYGVYHLLKGKRSAQTIQDGHLFRCLFLFGIIPSLTREQTDKSIQHLESISAVSRVHEERFVVTKLGESIVRQFQQDAAFFHHIDGWKYKEVDMVFWYRLTLFIQCLSFMVKKESKFIPITNERHILQWVRQSFPRNQEERKKQLNDLYKELLSYLVKIEEINATIVVKKLTGATQIGLTNEQLAFKYKLDKEWINLRFLATVHQLLKEIETEPNQYPMLSRFYEKNRTLNVTSSTKQTYDLLQQGKSIQQIAEIRQLKENTIEDHIVEIAIEDQSFSISSFVGQNHQLEIERLSRKEQTKRLRDLKDKLDDDISYFQIRLVLSRMDVES